One Prunus dulcis chromosome 8, ALMONDv2, whole genome shotgun sequence DNA window includes the following coding sequences:
- the LOC117638175 gene encoding monothiol glutaredoxin-S1-like, translated as MDMVAGLVDEKPLVIFSKSSCCMSHSTKSFLRGFGANPTVYELDQMPNGQQIERALLQRGCRPSVPAVFIGQELVGGTNTVMSLHVQNRLVPLLMRAKAIWIWNDR; from the coding sequence ATGGACATGGTGGCAGGATTGGTGGATGAGAAGCCATTGGTGATCTTCAGCAAGAGTTCATGTTGCATGAGTCATTCAACAAAGTCATTCCTACGTGGGTTTGGGGCAAACCCTACAGTTTACGAGCTGGATCAAATGCCAAACGGGCAGCAAATCGAAAGGGCGCTGCTGCAGCGGGGTTGCAGGCCAAGTGTACCAGCTGTGTTCATAGGCCAAGAGTTGGTGGGAGGTACGAACACAGTCATGAGTCTCCATGTACAGAACAGGCTTGTCCCTTTGCTAATGAGAGCTAAAGCTATTTGGATTTGGAACGATCGATGA